In one window of Pseudomonas sp. IAC-BECa141 DNA:
- the ccmI gene encoding c-type cytochrome biogenesis protein CcmI yields MIDFWLAAGLLLLVALSFLLIPVLRERRAQREEDRTALNVALYQERVAELQSQQAEGVLDAAQMDSGRAEAARELLADTEGVAPARVSRLGKPLPLLAAVLVPVLGLGLYLHFGASDKVELTREFAQAPQSMEEMTQRLERAVAAQPDSAEGVYFLGRTYMAQDRPADAAKMFERAVNLAGRQPELLGQWAQAQYFADNKKWSDKVQALTDEALKADPKEVTSLGLLGIAAFEGERYQEAIDYWNRLLAQLPPQDKSREALQGGIARATEKLQASGGKVAQAPAAKAAALLKVRVDLASELKGKVQPGDSVFIFARATSGPPAPLAAKRLTVADLPVTVELGDADAMMPQLKLSNFPEVQLVARISRAGQPTAGEWVGRSGPLASSTTAPQTLTIDSPDK; encoded by the coding sequence ATGATTGATTTCTGGCTTGCCGCAGGGCTGTTGCTTCTGGTCGCCCTGAGTTTTCTGCTGATCCCCGTTCTACGCGAACGTCGCGCCCAGCGTGAAGAGGATCGAACCGCTCTCAACGTCGCCCTGTATCAGGAACGCGTCGCCGAACTGCAATCGCAGCAGGCCGAAGGCGTTCTCGATGCCGCGCAAATGGACAGCGGCCGTGCCGAAGCGGCCCGTGAATTGTTGGCCGATACCGAAGGTGTGGCGCCGGCGCGGGTGTCGCGTCTGGGTAAGCCGCTGCCTTTGCTGGCGGCCGTGCTGGTGCCGGTGTTGGGCCTCGGTCTGTACCTGCACTTTGGCGCGAGCGACAAGGTCGAGCTGACCCGGGAATTCGCCCAGGCGCCACAGTCGATGGAAGAGATGACTCAGCGTCTGGAGCGCGCAGTCGCCGCGCAACCGGATTCCGCTGAAGGCGTGTATTTCCTCGGTCGCACCTACATGGCCCAGGATCGTCCGGCGGACGCGGCGAAGATGTTCGAGCGCGCCGTCAATCTCGCCGGTCGTCAACCGGAGCTGCTGGGTCAGTGGGCGCAGGCCCAGTACTTTGCCGACAACAAAAAATGGTCGGACAAGGTGCAGGCGCTGACCGATGAAGCGCTGAAAGCCGATCCGAAGGAAGTCACCAGCCTCGGCCTGCTGGGCATCGCCGCGTTCGAAGGCGAGCGCTATCAGGAAGCGATCGACTACTGGAACCGTCTGCTGGCGCAACTGCCGCCGCAGGACAAATCCCGCGAGGCCCTGCAGGGCGGCATCGCCCGCGCCACCGAAAAACTGCAGGCCAGCGGCGGCAAGGTTGCCCAGGCGCCAGCGGCGAAAGCGGCGGCGCTGTTGAAAGTGCGGGTGGATCTGGCCAGCGAGTTGAAAGGCAAGGTGCAACCGGGCGACAGCGTGTTCATTTTTGCCCGCGCCACCTCGGGCCCGCCGGCGCCGCTGGCGGCCAAGCGCCTGACCGTCGCCGATCTGCCGGTGACCGTCGAACTGGGCGATGCCGACGCGATGATGCCGCAATTGAAACTGTCGAACTTCCCCGAAGTCCAACTGGTTGCGCGCATCTCCCGTGCCGGTCAGCCGACCGCCGGTGAGTGGGTCGGTCGCAGCGGGCCTCTGGCCAGCAGCACCACCGCGCCACAGACACTGACCATCGACAGCCCGGACAAATAG
- a CDS encoding type II toxin-antitoxin system HicB family antitoxin gives MQYPICIEWGDENTAIGIQIPDIPGAVTAGDTFEDAYNAAVEIAHIMLQEIATDGDSIPMPTSAAAHRNNPEFADMGWGMLELDISPYMGKTEKVNVTLPGYVIQRIDRYVREHNVKSRSSFLADAAMEKLVRH, from the coding sequence ATGCAATACCCAATCTGCATCGAGTGGGGTGACGAGAACACCGCCATCGGGATTCAAATCCCTGACATTCCCGGCGCGGTAACCGCCGGGGATACGTTTGAGGATGCCTACAACGCGGCCGTCGAGATTGCCCATATCATGCTGCAGGAGATCGCGACTGATGGCGACTCGATCCCGATGCCGACTTCGGCGGCCGCCCATCGCAACAATCCGGAATTTGCCGACATGGGTTGGGGCATGCTGGAGCTGGATATTTCGCCGTACATGGGCAAGACCGAAAAAGTCAATGTGACGTTGCCCGGCTATGTTATCCAGCGCATTGACCGCTACGTGCGTGAACACAACGTCAAAAGCCGTTCCTCTTTTTTGGCAGATGCCGCCATGGAAAAACTGGTCCGGCATTGA
- a CDS encoding MFS transporter, with translation MTATTHAMTRGMVLLFAFCCGAIVANIYYAQPIIGLIAPDIGLTDTMASFIVSLTQIGYALGLFFLVPLADLLENRRLMIITTVVAIASLLGAAFTDQPNVFLLISLLVGFSSVSVQVLIPLAAHLAPEQSRGRVVGGIMGGLLLGILLARPVSSVVADHLGWRAMFMIAAALMAAISVVLVLTVPKRQPDHSASYGQLLGSLWTLLRKQPVLRQRAFYQACMFATFSLFWTAVPLELARNHGLSQSEIAIFALVGAIGAIAAPISGRLADAGHTRIASLLAMLFASLSFLPAFIHPAYSVIGLAVTGVVLDFCVQMNMVLGQRAVYSLDAKSRGRLNALYMTSIFVGGAFGSSVASAVYEHGGWLWIVIVGSAFPLLALVRFLSASQKPVLATA, from the coding sequence ATGACCGCCACAACTCACGCAATGACCCGAGGCATGGTGCTGCTGTTCGCTTTCTGCTGCGGCGCCATCGTTGCCAACATCTACTACGCCCAGCCGATCATCGGCCTGATCGCGCCGGACATCGGCCTGACCGACACCATGGCCAGTTTCATCGTGTCGCTGACCCAGATCGGCTATGCGCTGGGCCTGTTTTTCCTGGTGCCGCTGGCCGACCTGTTGGAAAATCGCCGTCTGATGATCATCACCACCGTGGTGGCGATTGCCAGCCTGCTGGGTGCGGCGTTTACCGATCAACCGAATGTGTTCCTGCTGATTTCGTTGCTGGTAGGTTTCAGCTCGGTGTCGGTGCAGGTGCTGATTCCACTGGCAGCGCATCTGGCGCCGGAGCAATCCCGTGGCCGGGTGGTCGGCGGGATCATGGGCGGTCTGTTGCTGGGGATTCTGCTGGCACGTCCGGTGTCGAGCGTGGTCGCCGACCATCTCGGCTGGCGGGCGATGTTCATGATTGCAGCAGCCTTGATGGCAGCAATCAGCGTGGTGCTGGTGTTGACCGTGCCCAAGCGCCAGCCGGATCACAGTGCTTCTTATGGTCAGTTGCTCGGATCGCTGTGGACGCTGCTGCGCAAGCAACCGGTGCTGCGTCAGCGGGCGTTTTACCAGGCCTGCATGTTCGCCACCTTCAGCCTGTTCTGGACCGCCGTGCCGCTGGAACTGGCACGCAACCATGGTCTGTCCCAGAGTGAAATCGCGATCTTCGCCCTGGTCGGCGCCATTGGTGCCATCGCAGCGCCGATCAGCGGACGCCTGGCCGATGCCGGCCACACCCGCATCGCCTCGCTGCTGGCCATGCTGTTCGCCAGCCTGAGCTTCCTGCCCGCCTTCATCCATCCGGCCTACAGCGTGATCGGCCTGGCCGTGACCGGCGTGGTGCTCGACTTCTGCGTACAGATGAACATGGTGCTCGGCCAGCGCGCGGTCTACTCCCTCGACGCCAAAAGCCGCGGCCGCCTCAATGCGCTGTACATGACCAGCATCTTCGTCGGCGGCGCCTTCGGCTCCTCGGTGGCGAGTGCGGTGTACGAGCATGGCGGCTGGTTGTGGATCGTGATTGTTGGCAGTGCGTTTCCGCTGCTGGCGCTGGTGCGGTTTTTGAGTGCTTCGCAAAAGCCTGTTCTGGCAACTGCCTAG
- a CDS encoding DUF5666 domain-containing protein, with translation MFRQLLRHTKTIALITLLGVTAAQAAEAPGMRMGVRGEITGVSPDSLKVHVTSGENVVVRLTPDTKVRAVTLANIEDIKPGSYIGSAAIPQEDGTLKALEVHVFPPELAGSGDGHRPFDLAKGSSMTNGSVGDLVVSNGRVLTVNYKGGQQKILVPEDVPIVNLTPGDRSLLKVGVKIVTFVTQSADGTLTAQSISAGKDGVKPPM, from the coding sequence ATGTTTCGTCAGTTGCTTCGCCACACCAAAACCATTGCCCTGATCACCCTGCTCGGCGTCACTGCCGCACAGGCCGCCGAAGCGCCGGGGATGCGCATGGGCGTGCGCGGCGAGATCACCGGGGTCAGCCCCGACTCGCTCAAGGTTCACGTCACCAGCGGTGAAAACGTGGTGGTCCGGTTGACCCCGGACACCAAGGTCCGCGCGGTCACTCTGGCCAATATCGAAGACATCAAGCCCGGCAGCTATATCGGTTCGGCCGCCATTCCCCAGGAGGATGGCACGCTCAAGGCGCTCGAGGTTCACGTCTTCCCACCGGAGCTGGCCGGCAGCGGCGATGGCCATCGGCCGTTCGATCTCGCCAAGGGCAGCAGCATGACCAACGGCAGCGTCGGCGATCTGGTGGTCAGCAACGGCCGGGTGCTGACCGTCAATTACAAGGGCGGCCAGCAGAAGATCCTGGTGCCGGAGGATGTGCCGATCGTCAACCTGACGCCGGGCGATCGCAGCCTGCTCAAGGTCGGGGTGAAGATCGTCACTTTCGTGACCCAGAGCGCGGACGGCACGTTGACTGCGCAATCGATCTCGGCGGGCAAGGATGGCGTCAAGCCGCCTATGTAG
- a CDS encoding sulfate ABC transporter substrate-binding protein: MKKLFGASLLAAGLAFGSVAQAAPTLLNVSYDVMRDFYKDYNTAFQKHWQAEHKENITVQMSFGGSSKQARSVIDGLPADVITMNMATDINALADNGQLVPKDWVTRLPNNSAPFTSATVFIVRKGNPKALKDWPDLLKDGVQVIVPNPKTSGNGRYTYLSAWGYVLKNGGDENKAKDFVGKLFKQAPVLDTGGRAATTTFMTNQIGDVLVTFENEAEMIAREFGRDQFEVIYPSVSAEAEPPVSVVDKVVEKKGSRAAAEEYLKFLWSPEGQEIAAANYLRPRDPAVLAKYTDRFPKVDFLSVEKTFGDWRTVQKTHFNDGGIFDQIYNGQ, from the coding sequence GTGAAAAAACTCTTTGGCGCCTCACTTCTCGCCGCTGGTCTCGCCTTCGGCAGCGTGGCTCAGGCCGCACCGACTCTGCTTAACGTTTCCTACGACGTGATGCGCGATTTCTACAAGGACTACAACACTGCGTTCCAGAAACACTGGCAAGCCGAGCACAAAGAGAACATCACCGTGCAGATGTCTTTTGGCGGTTCGAGCAAACAAGCCCGTTCGGTGATCGACGGCCTGCCGGCTGACGTCATCACCATGAACATGGCCACCGACATCAACGCCTTGGCCGACAACGGTCAACTGGTGCCGAAAGACTGGGTCACCCGCCTGCCGAACAACAGCGCACCGTTCACCTCGGCCACCGTGTTCATCGTCCGCAAGGGCAACCCGAAAGCCCTGAAAGACTGGCCGGACCTGCTCAAGGACGGCGTGCAAGTGATCGTGCCGAACCCGAAAACCTCGGGCAACGGCCGCTATACCTACCTGTCGGCCTGGGGCTACGTGCTGAAGAACGGCGGTGACGAGAACAAGGCCAAAGACTTCGTCGGCAAGCTGTTCAAGCAAGCGCCGGTACTGGACACCGGTGGCCGCGCCGCGACCACCACGTTCATGACCAACCAGATCGGCGACGTACTGGTGACCTTCGAAAACGAAGCGGAAATGATCGCCCGCGAATTCGGCCGCGACCAGTTCGAAGTCATCTACCCGAGCGTCTCCGCCGAAGCCGAGCCGCCGGTGTCGGTAGTCGACAAAGTCGTCGAGAAGAAAGGCTCGCGCGCCGCGGCAGAGGAATACCTGAAGTTCCTGTGGTCGCCGGAAGGCCAGGAAATCGCCGCCGCCAACTACCTGCGTCCACGTGACCCGGCGGTACTGGCCAAGTACACCGACCGTTTCCCGAAAGTCGACTTTCTGTCGGTCGAGAAGACCTTCGGCGACTGGCGCACCGTGCAGAAGACCCACTTCAACGACGGCGGGATCTTCGACCAGATCTACAACGGCCAGTAA
- a CDS encoding ion transporter, whose amino-acid sequence MDSNKHWREQLYVMIFQSDTPAGRRFDGILLLIILASLVIVMLDSIDSVHRNYADVLAYIEWGFTIIFAGEYILRLYCSPKPLRYAFSFYGLVDLLAIVPGILALYYSDAQYLLIIRIIRMLRIFRVLKLSPYLKQANYLMSALRGSKQKIVVFLVSVCTLVTVFGTLMYVIEGPEHGFTSIPKGIYWAIVTLTTVGFGDIVPKTPLGQVISSLVMITGYSIIAVPTGIFTAELANAMRGEQLQHDCPVCQKKSHESSAAFCSRCGNPLFKKME is encoded by the coding sequence ATGGACAGTAACAAGCACTGGCGTGAACAGCTTTACGTCATGATTTTCCAGAGCGACACCCCCGCCGGGCGACGTTTTGACGGCATCCTGCTGCTGATCATTCTTGCCAGCCTGGTGATCGTGATGCTCGACAGCATCGACAGCGTTCACCGCAATTACGCCGACGTGCTGGCATATATCGAGTGGGGGTTCACCATCATCTTTGCCGGCGAGTACATTCTGCGTCTGTACTGCTCGCCCAAACCTCTGCGCTATGCATTCAGTTTTTATGGACTGGTGGACCTGCTGGCGATCGTGCCGGGCATCCTCGCGCTCTACTACAGCGATGCGCAGTACCTGCTGATTATCCGGATCATCCGGATGCTGCGAATTTTCCGAGTCCTCAAACTCAGTCCCTACCTCAAACAAGCCAACTACCTGATGTCGGCGCTGCGCGGCAGCAAGCAGAAGATTGTGGTGTTTCTGGTGAGCGTCTGCACACTCGTAACGGTCTTCGGCACCTTGATGTACGTGATCGAAGGCCCGGAGCACGGTTTCACCAGCATCCCCAAGGGTATCTATTGGGCTATCGTGACCCTGACCACCGTCGGTTTCGGTGACATCGTGCCGAAGACGCCATTGGGGCAGGTGATTTCATCGCTGGTGATGATCACCGGTTACTCGATCATCGCAGTGCCCACCGGAATCTTCACCGCTGAACTGGCCAATGCGATGCGTGGTGAACAGTTGCAACACGACTGCCCGGTTTGCCAGAAAAAGAGCCATGAAAGCAGCGCCGCATTCTGTTCGCGGTGCGGTAATCCGTTATTCAAAAAAATGGAATAA
- a CDS encoding urea transporter, whose protein sequence is MPANHFNTHCPDWAEALLNGFSQIFLQRHPLCGLLCLLAILFTAPVLFAGALLGAVAGLLTAQRRNYAKADRQAGLFSYNGVLVGLLLSLYFPWSPMLPPLILAAGGLSAMITQQWLKRARLTEYLPAYTAPFVLLSWVFLCFAEPSTPAPALEMNTANLLGAALKSFGQVMFLDHPLAGGLIAAGLLIADRRAFAWALLASAIGLGSSLLHHDSQVALLGLGGYNAVLAALAFSAQRQQPWLPLLGIGLALLLTPLFSALGLATLTAPFILACWLLRTGIRLMHQPQINVAPCADGENQPRLR, encoded by the coding sequence ATGCCTGCCAATCATTTCAACACCCACTGCCCTGACTGGGCCGAGGCTTTGCTCAACGGTTTCAGTCAGATCTTCCTCCAGCGTCATCCGCTGTGCGGCCTGCTGTGCCTTTTGGCCATTCTATTCACCGCGCCGGTGCTGTTTGCCGGCGCGCTGCTCGGCGCGGTCGCCGGGTTGCTCACCGCGCAACGGCGCAACTACGCCAAGGCTGATCGTCAGGCCGGACTGTTCAGCTACAACGGCGTACTGGTCGGCCTTTTGCTGAGCCTGTATTTCCCTTGGTCGCCGATGCTGCCACCGCTGATTCTGGCGGCCGGTGGCCTGAGCGCGATGATCACGCAGCAGTGGCTCAAGCGCGCACGCCTCACCGAGTACCTGCCCGCCTACACTGCGCCGTTCGTATTGTTGAGCTGGGTGTTCCTGTGTTTCGCCGAGCCTTCGACGCCAGCTCCGGCGCTTGAGATGAATACCGCGAACCTGCTCGGCGCCGCGCTGAAAAGCTTCGGTCAGGTGATGTTCCTCGACCATCCGTTGGCCGGTGGATTGATCGCCGCCGGTTTGCTGATCGCCGATCGCCGGGCCTTTGCCTGGGCGCTGCTGGCGTCGGCGATCGGCCTGGGTTCCAGCCTGTTGCACCACGACAGCCAGGTCGCGCTGTTGGGCCTGGGGGGTTACAACGCTGTGCTCGCCGCCCTCGCCTTCAGCGCCCAGCGCCAGCAACCCTGGCTGCCGCTGTTGGGCATTGGTCTGGCGCTGCTGCTGACGCCGCTGTTCAGTGCCCTGGGTCTGGCGACTCTCACGGCACCGTTCATTCTCGCCTGCTGGTTGCTGCGCACCGGCATTCGCCTGATGCACCAACCGCAGATCAACGTCGCGCCTTGCGCTGACGGGGAGAATCAACCTAGGCTGCGCTGA
- the pyk gene encoding pyruvate kinase, protein MTPDKKVKILATLGPAVDGIEDIRELVEAGVNIFRLNFSHGDHADHAKRYQWIREVERQLNYPLGILMDLQGPKLRVGKFADGKVQLHRGQAFRLDLDATPGDERRVNLPHPEIIAALEAGMDLLLDDGKLRLRVVTKYSDAIDTTVLNGGELSDRKGVNVPQAVLDLSPLTTKDRRDLSFGLELGVDWVALSFVQRPEDIREARALIGDKAFLMAKIEKPSAVEQLREIAELSDAIMVARGDLGVEVPAESVPQIQKNIITTCRQLGKPVVVATQMLESMRFSPAPTRAEVTDVANAVAEGADAVMLSAETASGEYPLEAVQMMSKIIRQVENGPDYQTQLDVSRPKAEATVSDAISCAIRRISNVLPVAVLVNYSESGASSLRAARERPKAPILNLTPNLQTARRLSVAWGIHSVVNDRLRQVDEVCSTALEIAQAQGMAERGDTLLITAGVPFGQPGSTNSLRIETLI, encoded by the coding sequence ATGACGCCTGACAAAAAGGTCAAAATCCTCGCCACCCTCGGGCCTGCCGTCGACGGCATCGAAGACATCCGCGAGCTGGTCGAGGCCGGGGTCAACATCTTCCGCCTCAACTTCAGCCACGGCGATCACGCCGACCACGCCAAGCGCTATCAGTGGATCCGCGAAGTCGAGCGCCAGCTCAACTATCCGCTCGGCATCCTGATGGATCTGCAAGGGCCGAAACTGCGGGTCGGCAAGTTCGCTGACGGCAAGGTTCAGTTGCATCGCGGTCAGGCCTTCCGCCTCGATCTGGACGCGACACCGGGCGACGAACGCCGGGTGAATCTGCCGCATCCGGAGATCATCGCGGCACTGGAAGCCGGGATGGACCTGCTGCTCGATGACGGCAAACTGCGTCTGCGGGTCGTCACCAAATACAGCGATGCGATCGACACCACTGTGCTCAACGGCGGCGAGCTGTCGGACCGCAAAGGCGTGAACGTGCCGCAAGCGGTGCTCGACCTGAGCCCGCTGACCACCAAGGATCGTCGCGACCTGAGCTTTGGTCTGGAGCTGGGTGTGGACTGGGTCGCGCTGTCGTTCGTGCAACGTCCTGAAGACATCCGCGAAGCCCGCGCCCTGATCGGCGACAAGGCGTTCCTGATGGCAAAAATCGAGAAGCCGTCGGCCGTCGAGCAACTGCGCGAGATCGCCGAACTGAGCGACGCGATCATGGTGGCTCGCGGTGACCTGGGCGTGGAGGTGCCGGCCGAGAGCGTGCCGCAGATCCAGAAGAACATCATCACCACCTGCCGCCAGCTCGGCAAACCGGTGGTGGTGGCGACGCAGATGCTTGAGTCGATGCGCTTCTCCCCGGCCCCGACCCGCGCCGAAGTCACCGACGTGGCCAACGCCGTGGCCGAAGGCGCCGATGCGGTGATGCTGTCGGCAGAAACGGCGTCCGGCGAGTACCCGCTGGAAGCCGTGCAGATGATGAGCAAGATCATCCGCCAGGTCGAGAACGGTCCGGATTACCAGACCCAACTCGACGTCAGCCGGCCGAAAGCCGAAGCGACCGTGTCCGATGCGATCAGCTGTGCGATCCGCCGCATCAGCAACGTGCTGCCGGTGGCGGTGCTGGTCAACTACAGCGAATCCGGTGCATCGAGTCTGCGTGCGGCACGGGAACGGCCGAAAGCGCCGATCCTCAACCTGACGCCGAACCTGCAGACCGCTCGCCGCTTGAGCGTGGCGTGGGGCATTCACTCGGTGGTCAATGATCGCCTGCGTCAGGTGGATGAGGTGTGCTCGACCGCGCTGGAAATCGCTCAGGCTCAAGGAATGGCCGAGCGTGGCGATACGTTGCTGATCACCGCGGGTGTGCCGTTCGGGCAGCCGGGGTCGACTAATTCGCTGCGGATCGAAACATTGATTTAA
- a CDS encoding glycerate kinase, whose protein sequence is MSVDPQQLLRELFATAIDAAHPNQVLEAHLPADRTGRVIVIGAGKAAAAMAQVVERCWEGEVSGLVVTRYGHGAPCEKIEVVEAAHPVPDAAGLAVAKRVLELVSNLTEDDRVIFLLSGGGSALLALPAEGITLADKQSINKALLKSGATIGEMNCVRKHLSAIKGGRLGKACWPATVYTYAISDVPGDLATVIASGPTVADPSTSAEALAIIKRYGIEIPASVRTWLQSPESETVKPGDPSLARSHFQLIARPQQSLDAAAVKCRQAGFSTLILGDLEGESREVAKVHAGIARQIIHHGQPLAAPCVILSGGETTVTVRGNGRGGRNAEFLLSLTDSLKGQPGVYALAGDTDGIDGSEDNAGAIMTPDSYARAAALGLSASDELDNNNGYGYFAALDALIVTEPTRTNVNDFRAILILESSKS, encoded by the coding sequence ATGTCGGTCGATCCGCAACAACTGCTGCGCGAGCTGTTTGCCACAGCCATCGACGCGGCCCATCCGAACCAGGTCCTCGAAGCTCATCTGCCGGCCGATCGCACAGGTCGCGTGATTGTCATCGGCGCCGGCAAGGCTGCCGCTGCCATGGCGCAAGTGGTCGAGCGCTGCTGGGAAGGTGAAGTCTCGGGCCTTGTGGTGACCCGTTACGGTCACGGCGCCCCGTGCGAAAAAATCGAAGTGGTCGAAGCCGCGCACCCGGTGCCGGACGCTGCCGGTCTGGCCGTGGCCAAACGGGTGCTGGAACTGGTCAGCAACCTGACCGAAGACGACCGCGTGATCTTCCTGTTGTCCGGCGGTGGCTCTGCCCTGCTGGCGCTGCCGGCCGAAGGCATCACCCTGGCCGACAAGCAGTCGATCAACAAAGCCCTGCTCAAATCCGGCGCGACCATCGGCGAGATGAACTGCGTGCGCAAGCACCTCTCGGCGATCAAGGGCGGACGGCTGGGCAAAGCCTGCTGGCCGGCGACTGTTTATACCTACGCGATTTCCGATGTACCGGGCGACCTCGCCACGGTCATCGCCTCCGGCCCGACCGTGGCCGACCCGAGCACCAGCGCCGAAGCGCTGGCGATCATCAAGCGCTACGGCATCGAGATTCCGGCCTCCGTGCGCACCTGGCTGCAAAGCCCGGAATCGGAAACCGTCAAACCCGGCGATCCGAGCCTGGCCCGCAGTCACTTCCAGCTGATCGCCCGCCCTCAGCAATCGCTCGATGCGGCGGCGGTGAAATGCCGTCAGGCCGGTTTCAGCACGCTGATCCTTGGCGACCTGGAAGGCGAATCCCGCGAAGTGGCGAAAGTCCATGCCGGCATCGCACGCCAGATCATTCATCACGGCCAGCCATTGGCAGCGCCGTGCGTGATCCTGTCCGGCGGCGAAACCACCGTGACCGTGCGCGGCAATGGCCGTGGCGGACGCAACGCCGAATTCCTCCTCAGCCTCACCGACAGCCTCAAGGGCCAGCCCGGCGTCTATGCGCTGGCCGGTGACACCGACGGCATCGATGGCTCGGAAGACAACGCCGGCGCGATCATGACCCCGGACAGCTACGCCCGCGCCGCCGCCCTGGGTCTGAGCGCCAGCGACGAGCTGGATAACAACAACGGTTACGGTTACTTCGCGGCGCTCGATGCGCTGATCGTCACCGAGCCGACCCGCACCAATGTCAACGACTTCCGCGCCATTCTGATCCTCGAGAGTTCCAAATCATGA
- a CDS encoding 2-hydroxy-3-oxopropionate reductase produces MAKIGFIGTGIMGHPMAANLQKAGHSLFLSAHHDAAPDDLVANGAVALANPKEVAQEAEFIIVMVPDTPQVEDVLFRADGVAAGIGKGKVVIDMSSISPTATKAFAAKINEKGAQYLDAPVSGGEVGAKAATLSIMVGGDADAFERALPLFQAMGKNITLVGGNGDGQTAKVANQIIVALNIQAVAEALLFASKNGADPAKVREALMGGFASSKILEVHGERMIKGTFDPGFRISLHQKDLNLALQGAKELSINLPNTANAQQVFSTCAAIGGSNWDHSALIKGLEHMANFSIRDKK; encoded by the coding sequence ATGGCTAAAATCGGATTCATCGGCACCGGCATCATGGGCCACCCAATGGCGGCGAACCTGCAGAAAGCCGGTCACAGCCTGTTCCTGTCGGCGCACCACGACGCGGCCCCTGACGACCTGGTCGCTAATGGCGCCGTCGCTCTGGCCAACCCGAAAGAAGTGGCCCAGGAAGCCGAATTCATCATCGTCATGGTGCCGGATACCCCGCAGGTCGAAGACGTGCTGTTCCGCGCCGACGGCGTTGCGGCCGGCATCGGCAAAGGCAAGGTCGTGATCGACATGAGCTCGATCTCGCCGACCGCCACCAAGGCTTTCGCCGCGAAGATCAACGAGAAAGGCGCACAATACCTCGACGCCCCGGTGTCCGGTGGTGAAGTCGGCGCCAAGGCTGCGACCCTGAGCATCATGGTCGGTGGCGACGCCGATGCCTTCGAACGCGCACTGCCGCTGTTCCAGGCCATGGGCAAGAACATCACCCTGGTCGGTGGCAATGGCGACGGTCAGACCGCGAAAGTGGCGAACCAGATCATCGTTGCGTTGAACATTCAGGCCGTCGCCGAAGCCCTGCTGTTCGCTTCGAAAAACGGTGCCGATCCGGCCAAGGTGCGTGAAGCGCTTATGGGCGGTTTCGCCTCTTCGAAGATCCTCGAAGTGCACGGCGAGCGCATGATCAAGGGCACCTTCGATCCGGGCTTCCGCATCAGCCTGCACCAGAAGGACCTGAACCTGGCCCTGCAAGGCGCCAAGGAGCTGAGCATCAATCTGCCAAACACCGCCAACGCCCAGCAAGTGTTCAGCACCTGCGCGGCCATCGGTGGCAGCAACTGGGACCACTCGGCGCTGATCAAGGGCCTGGAACACATGGCCAACTTCTCGATTCGCGACAAGAAGTAA
- the hyi gene encoding hydroxypyruvate isomerase, which yields MPRFAANLSMLFTEQDFLARFDAAAKAGFSGVEYLFPYDFSSAEIKAKLDANGLTQVLFNLPAGDWAKGERGIACLPDRVEEFRAGVDLAIAYAQVLGNTQVNCLAGIRPQGVDDATVEKTFVANLKYAADKLQAAGIKLVMEAINTRDIPGFYLNNTAQALSIREQVGSANLFLQYDIYHMQIMEGDLARTLQSHLGEINHVQLADNPGRNEPGTGEINYRFLFEHLDRIGYQGWVGCEYKPLTTTEAGLGWLKTHNAI from the coding sequence ATGCCGCGTTTCGCAGCCAACCTGTCCATGCTGTTCACCGAACAGGATTTCCTTGCCCGTTTCGATGCCGCCGCCAAGGCCGGCTTCAGCGGTGTCGAGTACCTGTTCCCGTACGATTTCAGCTCTGCCGAGATCAAGGCCAAACTCGACGCCAACGGTCTGACCCAAGTGCTGTTCAACCTGCCGGCGGGTGACTGGGCCAAGGGCGAGCGCGGTATCGCGTGCCTGCCGGACCGGGTCGAAGAGTTCCGCGCCGGGGTCGATCTGGCCATCGCCTACGCACAGGTCCTGGGCAATACCCAGGTCAACTGCCTGGCCGGCATCCGCCCGCAGGGCGTGGACGACGCCACCGTTGAAAAGACCTTCGTCGCCAACCTCAAATACGCCGCCGACAAGCTGCAAGCCGCCGGCATCAAACTGGTGATGGAAGCGATCAACACCCGCGACATCCCGGGCTTCTACCTGAACAACACGGCGCAGGCCCTGTCGATTCGCGAGCAGGTCGGCAGCGCCAATCTGTTCCTGCAATACGACATCTATCACATGCAAATCATGGAAGGCGATCTGGCCCGCACCCTGCAATCGCACCTGGGCGAGATCAACCATGTGCAGTTGGCCGACAACCCGGGCCGCAACGAGCCGGGCACTGGCGAGATCAACTACCGCTTCCTGTTCGAACACCTCGATCGCATCGGTTATCAGGGCTGGGTCGGCTGCGAGTACAAACCGCTGACCACCACTGAAGCAGGCCTCGGCTGGCTGAAGACCCACAACGCGATCTGA